The window GGGTGCAAAGAATAGAAACAAATATACACATGGGGTGCAAAGAATGTCTACcttgctttttgttttcttctttttggcCAGGGTAGAGGGTGGGGCTTGTGTGGCTCCTTTACCTGTGGCTTAGGGTGCAAGGGGAAAAGATTAAGAATTATATATTCAGTATCTTGGGGAAGTGGCTTAATTAATAGAAGGGGGTGAAATTCACATTGgttaacttattttatattaatacaatgaTTACAAAACCATGGGACCAATTTACAGATGGGGTGCAAGGCAAGATTACTTACTTTGTCTTTTCTTTAGTTGAGGTTGGATGGATGGTGGGGCTCGTTTGCCTTGGCCTGGGGTGGATGGTAGGCCCGGGGTGGATAGTGGGGCTTAAGATGCAAGGGAAAAAGGTTGAGAATTGTATATTCAGTATCTTGGAGGAGTggcttaattaattaaaagaggTGAAATTCACCATGTGTAACTTTTTTATATTGTGCACTGATTGCAAAAAAACATAGGACAAATTTACAGATGTGGTGCAATGCAAGATTACTTACTTTGTCTTTTCCTGGGTGGTAGAGGCTCCACATGCTGCTGAGCCTGTGAGTCGATCGTAAATAGTTCAAGTTTAATAATTTGCTGGTCTGTTGGGGTAGGCTGGTCTTGTGGGATTAGCTGGTCTAGGGGCAGGGGCTGGTCTTGCTGGGGCTGGTCTTGTGGGATTAGCTGGTCTAGGGACAGGGGCTGGTCTTTCTGGGGCTGGTCTAGGGGCTGATCTTGTGGGATTAGCTGGTCTAGGGGCAGGGGCTGGTCTTGCTGGGGCTGGTCTAGGGGCTGGTCTTTCTGGGGCTGGTCTAGGGGCTGGTCTTGTGGGATTAGCTGGTCTAGGGGCAGGGGCTGGTCTTGCTGGGGCTGGTCTAGGGGCAGGGGCTGGTCTTGCTGGGGCTGGTCTACGGGCTGGTTTTGTGGGATTAGCTGGTCTAGGGGCAGGAGCTGGTCTTTCTGGGGCTGGTCTAGGGGCAGAGGCTGGTCTGGGGGCTGGTCTTGTGGGATTAGCTGGTCTAGGGGCAGGGGCTGGTCTTGGGGTAGGGGTTGGTCTAGGTGGAGGGGCTGGTCTTGCTGGGGCTGGGGCTGGGGCACATCTGTTGTGAAGTtagcaacaaaaatataaattcagtacACATTGTCAAAGAAATCAACGACAAACACTAATGAACTATACATAAAACTTATCTTACCATCCAGTTTGATTATGAAGTCATATGCCCTCTTCATGCTGGTTAAGAAACGTGTGTTGTTTTGCGTCGGTGGCAGATGCGTGACTACATCTGCCATCAACTTGCCTGTGCCCTTGTGCCTCTGGCTGATAAATAATATGGGCATATAGCCCAAGGCAGAAAGTTTTTGGACctgaaatgaaacaaagtaaTTAACACATTTCCAATATATTATGTTGCTAAATTACTACATATATGGCAGTCCATCTACTATTTAAAGACCTAATCTGGCAAAGAATATTTGTTAAGTATGTGATGATTAAAGACatattgtaaaattaatacaCAGAAATATTGATTCATGAGTATTTCTTAAATTGCAACTGTCTGTACTcaattttgtttgaaaataattaatcagatgtTGTGACAGTAATGAAGATGGCGTCTACTCCACACTGACTTTGAATCAGAAACAGAGGGCAGTTTACTTGGTGTATAAACTAGGTACTACTTGATTCATAGTTCATAGTACACAAGTATTTTAAGATAAGTGTAGTCTAGAATATTGCCTACTTATGTACATACACCAATGcatattcaagattttttttcacaacagaAGTACACCTGCATAgaatgaaaatattgaaaatatttacatattgtgTATGGGGAGCTTTTTGGCAAACTGTTTATCAGAGCAACTTGCATGTGATGTACATTTATTACTTGAGCGTCATGTGTGCTGCAAAAGCAATTTAATAGGGATGTATGGTGTGGTTTTTAAAGCGATTGTCTGTCTAAAATTTCATACTGACAAGATGTGCCAACTTCCAACATCCAGGCACGCATGTGAAGCCTGGTACACAGCACACAGCATGGCTGCTATGTCCATCAACAAACATGGTACCAAATACTGTATGTTCTTTGGGCTTAATATTGATTACTACTCAATTAATGAAGCATGAGCATTTTTACTTACAGCTATTTGGGCAGAGGCCACCACCCgagatgcatttttgtttttgacgACCCTCTGGCCCCAGTCATCattaatttttgcagtttttaataaCCGCTTGCTTGGCAGTGTGGCAAAACAAGCACTGCATGTTTTGCGGTTGGCCTGCTGACGGACTTGGCAGCTTGGGCAAGGCCTGAATTTTGGCTTTGTCATTCTGaaatgtacacacatacaaaaaatataaatattaaatatcatacaGGGATCCGAACACACATAAGTACAAGAAAGACAGAGCTAGTCAATCTTTTAGCATGTGTCATACAGCAGTAGGTTATGCTTAACGTATCACTTTTCTAACATTATCAAAGGTAATACTAGATCTGGATGTTTGCAAGCTGGCAAATTATTGAAGTGCAGAAAAATCCTGAAACATAAAGTCGCCAAGCGAGCTGTTTGCTTTCCTGTAGTCATAAACCATCTTTGAATACTGGCATTCCTCACAAAACTTAAGTTTGATTTACTTAGACTTCATGCCAACAGCAATCTTATCTTATAGGTTGGCCTATATTGTGCAGACTCCTGCAAATTTCATTTGGTGCAATAACCAGGTATTATATGCCAGTCTCTATCCATTAAATTGGTATATTGTGCGCttaaaacaacaccaacaaatgAATCTATATTCTTTGATCCCGACCTTTACACTTTCAGTTAATTACAATGAGTGAAGAAGAGGCAGCAACCCAGGTCCTCCGTCCCTCTAAAAAGCAACCACCACTCAGATGgtaggggagagagagagggagagagggatggaaagagagtgagagaaagagagagagagagagagagagagagagggagagagggatggagagagagtgtgtgagagagagagagagagagactgagataacaagacaataaacaatacaaataagacaataaacaaaacaaatgtggcTCTTAAAAGTGCCTTTTTTGATGTAATgaggtgctgttttttttaaagggacaggGATTAAGGAACctgcagagaaagagaagaacaaataaaaaaataatagatcacCAAACTACATATTACAATATGAATATCTACTAGGGCTAAGAAGTTAAGTAAATGCTGCTTTTGTTCATTCATGCAATCACAATATCatataaaaattaatgattttaaaaagaagtcaTTGTGTGAGCAAGGGTTCTATCATGATATTTTGAACACATCCTGGTTCTGCCTTAATTCAAATGGATAAACAATCAGGAATAACATGATCAGGGTTCTAGTTTGgtgatctattatttttttatttgttcttctctttctctgcagGTTCCTTAATCCCTGtccttttaaaaaaacagcacCTCATTACATCGGGAAAAAAAAGGCACTTTTAAGAgccacatttgttttgtttattgtcttatttgtattgtttattgtcttgttatctctctctctctctctctctctctctcacacacactctctctctatcctctctctcctctctctctctctctctctctctctctctctcactctctctccatcccctctctccctctctctctcccctacCATCTGAGTGGTGGTTGCTTTTTAGAGGGACGGAGGACCTGGGTTGCTGCCTCTTCTTCACTCATTGTAATTAACTGAAAGTGTAAAGGTCGGGATCAAAGAATATAGATTcatttgttggtgttgtttttaaGCGCACAATATACCAATTTAATGGATAGAGACTGGCATATAATACCTGGTTATTGCACCAAATGAAATTTGCAGGAGTCTGCACAATATAGGCCAACCTATAAGATAAAATTGCTGTTGGCATGAAGTCTAAGTAAATCAAACTTGAGTTTTGTGAGGAATGCCAGTATTCAAAGATGGTTTATGACTACAGGAAAAGCAAACAGCTCGCTTGGCGACTTTATGTTTCAGGATATTTTTCTGCACTTCAATAATTTGCCAGCTTGCAAACATCCAGATCTAGTATTACCTTTGATAATGTTAGAAAAGTGATACGTTAAGCATAACCTGCTGCTGTATGACACATGCTAAAAGATTGACTAGCTCTGTCTTTCTTGTACTTATGTGTGTTCGGATCCCtgtatgatatttaatatttatattttttgtatgtgtgtacacTTCAGAATGACAAAGCCAAAATTCAGGCCTTGCCCAAGCTGCCAAGTCCGTCAGCAGGCCAACCGCAAAACATGCAGTGCTTGTTTTGCCACACTGCCAAGCAAGCGGttattaaaaactgcaaaaattaatGATGAATGGGGCCAGAGGGtcgtcaaaaacaaaaaatgcatctcGGGTGGTGGCCTCTGCCCAAATAGCTGTAAGTAAAAATGCTCATGCTTCATTAATTGAGTGGTAATCAATATTAAGCCCAAAGAACATACAGTATTTGGTACCATGTTTGTTGATGGACATAGCAGCCATGCTGTGTGCTGTGTACCAGGCTTCACATGCGTGCCTGGATGTTGGAAGTTGGCACATCTTGTCAGTATGAAATTTTAGACAGACAATCGCTTTAAAAACCACACCATACATCCCTATTAAATTGCTTTTGCAGCACACATGACGCTCAAGTAATAAATGTACATCACATGCAAGTTGCTCTGATAAACAGTTTGCCAAAAAGCTCCCCATAcacaatatgtaaatattttcaatattttcattcTATGCAGGTGTACTtctgttgtgaaaaaaaatcttgaatatgCATTGGTGTATGTACATAAGTAGGCAATATTCTAGACTACACTTATCTTAAAATACTTGTGTACTATGAACTATGAATCAAGTAGTACCTAGTTTATACACCAAGTAAACTGCCCTCTGTTTCTGATTCAAAGTCAGTGTGGAGTAGACGCCATCTTCATTACTGTCACAacatctgattaattattttcaaacaaaattgAGTACAGACAGTTGCAATTTAAGAAATACTCATGAATCAATATTTCTGtgtattaattttacaatatGTCTTTAATCATCACATACTTAACAAATATTCTTTGCCAGATTAGGTCTTTAAATAGTAGATGGACTGCCATATATGTAGTAATTTAGCAACATAATATATTGGAAATGTGTTAAttactttgtttcatttcagGTCCAAAAACTTTCTGCCTTGGGCTATATGCCCATATTATTTATCAGCCAGAGGCACAAGGGCACAGGCAAGTTGATGGCAGATGTAGTCACGCATGTGCCACCGACGCAAAACAACACACGTTTCTTAACCAGCATGAAGAGGGTCATATGACTTCATAATCAAACTGGATGGTAAGATaagttttatgtatagtttcattAGTGGTTGTCGTTGATTTCTTTGACAATGTgtactgaatttatatttttgctaaCTTCACAACAGATGTGCCCCAGCCCCAGCCCCAGCAAGACCAGCCCCTCCACCTAGACCAACCCCTACCCCAAGACCAGCCCCCTGCCCCTAGACCAGCTAATCCCACAAGACCAGCCCCCCCCAGACCAGCCTCTGCCCCTAGACCAGCCCCAGAAAGACCAGCTCCTGCCCCCTAGACCAGCTAATCCCACAAAACCAGCCCCGTAGACCAGCCCCAGCAAGACCAGCCCCTGCCCCTAGACCAGCCCCAGCAAGACCAGCCCCTGCCCCTAGACCAGCTAATCCCACAAGACCAGCCCCTAGACTAGCCCCAGAAAGACCAGCCCCTAGACCAGCCCCCAGCAAGACCAGCCCCTGCCCCTAGACCAGCTAATCCCACAAGATCAGCCCCTAGACCAGCCCCAGAAAGACCAGCCCCTGTCCCTAGACCAGCTAATCCCACAAGACCAGCCCCGGCAAGACCAGCCCCTGCCCCTAGACCAGCTAATCCCACAAGACCAGCCTACCCCAACAGACCAGCAAATTATTAAACTTGAACTATTTACGATCGACTCACAGGCTCAGCAGCATGTGGAGCCTCTACCACCCAGGAAAAGACAAAGTAAGTAATCTTGCATTGCACCACATCTGTAAATTTGTCCtatgttttttttgcaatcagTGCACAATATAAAACAAGTTACACATGGTGAATTTCAcctcttttaattaattaagccACTCCTCCAAGATACTGAATATACAATTCTCAACCTTTTTCCCTTGCATCTTAAGCCCCACTATCCACCCCGCGCCTACCATCCACCCCAGGCCAAGGCAGAC of the Cyprinus carpio isolate SPL01 unplaced genomic scaffold, ASM1834038v1 S000006497, whole genome shotgun sequence genome contains:
- the LOC122143746 gene encoding vegetative cell wall protein gp1-like, whose protein sequence is MTKPKFRPCPSCQVRQQANRKTCSACFATLPSKRLLKTAKINDDWGQRVVKNKNASRVVASAQIAVQKLSALGYMPILFISQRHKGTGKLMADVVTHLPPTQNNTRFLTSMKRAYDFIIKLDDVPQPQPQQDQPLHLDQPLPQDQPLPLDQLIPQDQPPDQPLPLDQPQKDQLLPLDQLIPQNQPVDQPQPAPERPAPRPAPARPAPAPRPANPTRSAPRPAPERPAPVPRPANPTRPAPARPAPAPRPANPTRPAYPNRPANY